One window of uncultured Methanobrevibacter sp. genomic DNA carries:
- a CDS encoding site-2 protease family protein, giving the protein MIKFTSSEVRDLLIAFFVISLCFALANGGRDTNAVLTILPYIMVGVGLGFILHELGHKFVSMKYGYWAEFKLWPQGLIFALITSFFGFVFAAPGAVYTYANYMTDEINGKISIAGPIVNIVLALIFLAVAVAVYPSAFHSANSVTLFIICSLGYSVNSFLAVFNLLPIGNLDGSKVLNWNFGIWIVTIAVAGIMTFASMTMGVENLVRLIIGF; this is encoded by the coding sequence ATGATTAAATTTACAAGCAGTGAAGTAAGAGACTTACTGATAGCATTTTTCGTTATTTCACTTTGTTTTGCATTAGCCAACGGTGGACGAGATACAAATGCCGTTTTAACCATATTGCCATATATTATGGTCGGTGTAGGTCTTGGATTTATTTTGCACGAATTAGGACATAAATTTGTTTCAATGAAATACGGATACTGGGCTGAATTTAAATTATGGCCTCAAGGATTAATATTTGCATTGATAACATCTTTTTTCGGATTCGTATTTGCAGCTCCGGGTGCAGTATACACCTATGCAAACTACATGACCGATGAAATCAACGGTAAAATATCCATTGCAGGACCTATTGTCAATATCGTTCTTGCATTAATATTCTTAGCTGTTGCAGTGGCAGTTTATCCATCTGCATTCCATTCAGCAAATTCCGTGACATTATTCATAATCTGTTCTTTAGGATACTCCGTCAACAGCTTTTTAGCTGTATTTAACTTGCTTCCTATTGGAAATCTAGACGGATCTAAAGTATTGAACTGGAATTTTGGAATATGGATCGTTACTATTGCAGTAGCTGGAATCATGACATTTGCATCCATGACAATGGGCGTTGAAAACTTAGTGAGATTAATAATAGGATTTTAA
- a CDS encoding aminopeptidase P family protein, giving the protein MDVHIKNILNDLKKDDFQAYMLTQFTNVEYISNYKPTSFAFCVIKDNPVIYASSMDMEIARRDSDIEVREYESYEVMIKELRKEGIKNLAIEPSLPYSTYVRFRDDFQIDSKTYVDKQRMIKTPEEIGKITKATEIAQKSFLQLDILNNSGSENEVAFDLVRHMIENGASKESFDTIVASGPSSSLPHAVPQDKKLQRPILIDWGAIYEGYCSDNTRTMVYTEKQHEIFDIVKESHDKAIKAIKPGLKCCEIDKVARDVISDYGYGDKFIHSTGHSLGLDIHETPGFSLRDDTVIEKGMVITVEPGIYLEGEFGVRLEDTIEISRKGNVIGDLPLIID; this is encoded by the coding sequence ATGGACGTACATATAAAAAATATTTTAAATGATTTGAAAAAAGATGATTTTCAGGCTTATATGTTGACACAATTTACAAATGTGGAATATATCTCCAATTATAAACCTACAAGTTTTGCTTTCTGTGTAATTAAAGACAATCCTGTCATTTATGCTTCAAGCATGGATATGGAGATTGCCCGAAGGGATTCTGATATTGAAGTCAGGGAATATGAATCCTATGAAGTGATGATTAAAGAGCTCAGGAAAGAGGGAATTAAAAACCTGGCTATTGAGCCAAGCCTTCCTTACAGTACATATGTTCGGTTCAGGGATGATTTTCAAATTGATTCCAAAACATATGTTGACAAGCAAAGGATGATTAAGACTCCCGAAGAGATTGGAAAGATTACTAAAGCAACTGAAATCGCCCAAAAGTCATTTCTCCAGCTGGATATTTTAAATAACTCCGGCAGCGAAAATGAAGTTGCCTTTGACCTTGTCCGTCATATGATTGAAAATGGCGCTTCTAAAGAATCATTTGACACAATTGTTGCAAGCGGTCCATCTTCAAGTCTTCCTCATGCAGTTCCTCAGGATAAGAAATTGCAGCGGCCGATACTGATTGATTGGGGTGCAATTTATGAGGGGTACTGCTCAGACAATACTCGTACTATGGTTTACACTGAAAAGCAGCATGAAATTTTTGATATTGTAAAGGAATCTCATGATAAGGCAATCAAAGCCATCAAACCGGGTCTTAAATGTTGTGAGATTGATAAAGTCGCACGTGATGTTATTTCAGATTATGGTTATGGTGATAAATTTATCCATTCAACAGGCCATAGCTTAGGTCTGGATATCCATGAAACTCCTGGTTTTTCTCTTCGCGATGATACAGTAATTGAAAAGGGAATGGTTATCACAGTAGAGCCTGGAATATATCTGGAAGGCGAATTCGGTGTGCGTTTGGAAGATACAATTGAAATTTCACGAAAAGGCAATGTGATAGGTGATCTGCCGCTGATTATTGATTAA
- a CDS encoding PP2C family protein-serine/threonine phosphatase: protein MRINEIFNSKKYIFLFSVIVSVIEIVILNALDYPIPLEYTILPILGLFFGPYAVLGFTLTETAYDIIYFQAANIEIILFNAAITFIFGILPWKLWYSILNKNGNDVPNINRANNFIKLIIIMAITYLYSFGILYNELSINKDVEAVYFTIIITTLLMIFIMTAIYHADIPCYTPKKQIKRLMPDSLYLISLLISMITPVYFFIFNQPNDFFLLTLPNNLTLIAISVVFTVIFLFKPYKEDVFTIPPKEKPNTFYKICVSILVILLILSITLTTTLNHLYFIEYNLSFDPFVSYVYDFGEILFPFLIPMIIYIIFLERKVMNPLKKLSEYLSNDIEDYDDIELLKNNLNNITVNNEIKSLSDSLLDMGSDLVSYSDNLVKVTSEKEKYKTELKLAREIQYSMIPTDFEKFYENKNIEIWGIMKAAREVGGDFYDYFQIDDENIGFVIGDVSGKGITAALIMVKAMTLIHDYIKHYSDLSKAVYDVNNQLCKGNAESLFVTSWIGKLNTKTGELTFVNAGHNPPLIKRNNGDFEYIKTNAELFLACMEDIPYKTETIKMNPGDALFLYTDGVTEANDDYNGFYGDLRLKDILNKHKNDDLEKIITSVENDIDEFCNHNDPFDDTTMFIIKRN from the coding sequence ATGAGGATTAATGAAATTTTCAATTCTAAAAAATATATCTTTTTATTTTCAGTAATTGTGAGTGTAATTGAGATAGTGATTTTGAATGCTTTAGATTATCCGATTCCACTAGAATACACAATACTTCCAATATTAGGGCTGTTTTTTGGACCATATGCAGTTTTAGGATTTACATTAACAGAAACAGCATATGACATCATTTATTTTCAAGCGGCAAACATCGAAATCATATTATTCAATGCGGCAATTACATTTATTTTCGGAATATTGCCATGGAAGCTATGGTATTCAATTTTAAATAAGAATGGAAATGATGTTCCAAACATAAATCGGGCAAATAATTTCATAAAACTGATAATTATCATGGCTATCACATACTTATATTCATTCGGAATTTTATACAACGAACTGTCAATAAACAAAGACGTCGAGGCAGTTTATTTCACAATAATCATTACAACATTATTAATGATATTTATCATGACCGCAATCTACCATGCAGACATACCGTGCTACACTCCAAAAAAACAAATAAAAAGGCTGATGCCTGACAGTTTATATTTAATATCATTGCTGATTTCAATGATTACTCCTGTATACTTCTTCATATTTAATCAACCAAATGATTTCTTTTTATTAACACTGCCTAATAATTTAACTTTAATAGCAATATCAGTAGTATTTACAGTCATCTTTCTATTTAAACCATACAAAGAGGATGTATTTACAATACCCCCTAAAGAAAAACCGAACACATTTTACAAAATATGTGTTTCAATATTAGTAATCCTATTAATATTATCAATAACACTGACAACCACACTGAACCACCTGTATTTTATTGAATATAATCTCTCATTTGACCCTTTTGTGAGTTACGTTTATGATTTTGGAGAGATTTTATTCCCATTTTTAATCCCTATGATCATATATATAATATTTCTAGAAAGGAAAGTTATGAATCCCCTTAAAAAATTATCTGAATATTTATCTAACGACATTGAAGATTATGATGATATTGAGTTGTTGAAAAATAACCTGAACAACATTACAGTCAACAATGAAATAAAGTCATTGTCAGATTCCCTGCTCGACATGGGAAGCGATTTAGTTAGCTACAGTGACAATTTAGTCAAAGTAACAAGTGAAAAAGAAAAATATAAAACAGAACTCAAATTAGCCAGGGAAATTCAGTACTCAATGATTCCGACTGATTTTGAAAAATTCTACGAAAATAAGAATATTGAAATATGGGGAATAATGAAAGCGGCCCGTGAAGTGGGAGGGGATTTTTATGATTATTTCCAAATCGACGATGAAAACATAGGATTTGTTATTGGAGATGTGAGCGGAAAAGGAATTACTGCAGCATTAATCATGGTGAAAGCCATGACATTAATTCATGACTACATTAAACACTACAGCGACCTTTCAAAAGCAGTATATGATGTAAATAATCAACTCTGCAAAGGAAATGCGGAAAGTCTTTTTGTCACATCATGGATTGGAAAACTCAATACGAAAACCGGAGAATTAACCTTTGTCAATGCAGGACATAATCCTCCACTGATTAAAAGAAACAATGGAGATTTTGAATACATCAAAACCAATGCAGAACTGTTTTTGGCATGTATGGAAGACATACCCTATAAAACAGAAACAATAAAAATGAATCCTGGCGATGCCCTATTCCTATATACTGATGGGGTTACTGAAGCAAACGATGATTATAATGGATTTTACGGTGATTTACGACTCAAAGATATTTTAAACAAACATAAAAATGATGATTTGGAAAAAATCATTACTTCTGTTGAAAATGATATTGATGAGTTCTGCAACCACAATGATCCTTTTGATGATACCACCATGTTTATCATCAAAAGAAATTAA